In one window of Romboutsia hominis DNA:
- a CDS encoding sugar-binding transcriptional regulator — protein sequence MNNLIKIQQKLIPQVIELMEKRYSILRQISLSEPIGRRTLSNVLGISERVVRSETEFLKEQGLIEVAVSGMTMTQEGMDLLEELKDIMNDIMGLSTLQEKVREKLGIKKVLLVPGSYDQNPSLIKDIAKLGSEYFLSILKDGDVVSITGGSTMLEFSNAIKTDKKYENTTVVPARGSMGKDVVSQSNNIVATTSKKLGANYKLLHIPDELGTEAMKTLTQEPQIKKTLDMIEKTDVLVFGIGIALEMAKKRRLPEERIQELIDKDAIGEAFGHYFNKDGEIVCKLNTVGIHLDTFKKTKENIAIFAGTQKAESFIAMTNINKNISLVTDEESANKILELLQ from the coding sequence ATGAATAACTTAATAAAAATTCAACAAAAACTAATTCCACAAGTTATAGAGCTAATGGAGAAAAGATACTCTATTTTAAGACAGATATCCTTGAGTGAACCAATAGGTAGGAGAACCTTATCAAATGTTTTAGGAATTAGTGAGAGGGTCGTAAGATCAGAAACTGAGTTTCTAAAAGAACAAGGTCTTATAGAGGTAGCAGTATCTGGAATGACCATGACTCAAGAAGGTATGGATCTTTTAGAGGAGCTTAAAGATATCATGAACGATATCATGGGATTATCAACGCTACAAGAAAAGGTAAGAGAAAAGCTTGGAATAAAGAAAGTTTTACTAGTGCCTGGTAGCTATGATCAAAATCCTAGCTTAATAAAAGATATAGCAAAACTAGGATCAGAGTATTTCTTAAGTATCTTAAAAGATGGAGATGTAGTTTCTATAACAGGTGGAAGTACTATGTTAGAGTTTTCAAATGCTATAAAGACTGACAAAAAATACGAAAATACAACTGTAGTACCTGCAAGAGGTAGTATGGGAAAAGATGTAGTAAGTCAATCTAACAACATAGTAGCGACAACAAGTAAGAAATTAGGAGCAAACTACAAATTATTACATATACCTGATGAACTAGGTACGGAGGCTATGAAAACACTTACACAAGAGCCTCAAATAAAAAAGACTTTAGATATGATTGAAAAAACTGATGTATTAGTGTTTGGAATAGGAATTGCACTGGAGATGGCCAAAAAAAGAAGGCTTCCAGAAGAAAGAATACAAGAACTTATTGATAAAGATGCAATAGGGGAAGCATTTGGACATTATTTCAATAAAGATGGTGAAATAGTATGCAAGCTAAATACTGTAGGGATACATCTAGATACTTTCAAAAAAACTAAAGAGAACATAGCTATATTTGCTGGAACTCAAAAAGCAGAATCTTTTATAGCTATGACAAATATCAATAAAAACATATCACTAGTAACAGATGAAGAAAGTGCAAATAAAATATTAGAGTTATTACAATAG
- the gap gene encoding type I glyceraldehyde-3-phosphate dehydrogenase, protein MVKVAINGFGRIGRLALRKLMEQTDKFEVVAINDLTDAKTLAHLFKYDSAQGRFNGEIEVKEGAFVVNGHEIKVTAERNPADLPWAELGVDIVLECTGFFTSQEKAGLHLEAGAKKVVISAPATGDLKTVVFNVNHDVLDGTETVISGASCTTNCLAPMAKALNDAFGLQKGFMTTIHAYTNDQNTLDGPHAKGDLRRARAAAASIVPNTTGAAKAIGLVIPELKGKLDGGAQRVPVITGSLTELVCTLDKNVTVEEINATMKAASNESFGYTEEPLVSSDIIGIDFGSLFDATQTRVMEVDGQQLVKVTSWYDNEMSYTAQLIRTLGYFAGLAK, encoded by the coding sequence ATGGTTAAAGTTGCTATAAACGGATTTGGTAGAATAGGAAGATTAGCTTTAAGAAAATTAATGGAGCAAACAGATAAGTTTGAAGTTGTTGCTATAAACGACTTAACAGATGCTAAAACATTAGCTCACTTATTCAAGTATGACTCTGCACAAGGAAGATTCAATGGTGAAATAGAAGTTAAAGAAGGTGCTTTCGTAGTTAATGGACATGAAATAAAAGTTACTGCTGAAAGAAACCCAGCTGATTTACCATGGGCTGAACTTGGAGTTGATATAGTATTAGAATGTACTGGATTCTTTACTTCTCAAGAGAAGGCTGGACTTCATTTAGAAGCTGGAGCTAAAAAAGTTGTTATATCTGCACCAGCTACAGGAGACTTAAAAACTGTAGTATTCAATGTTAACCATGATGTATTAGATGGAACAGAGACTGTTATATCAGGGGCATCTTGTACAACTAACTGCTTAGCACCAATGGCTAAAGCATTAAATGATGCATTTGGATTACAAAAAGGATTCATGACTACAATACATGCATACACTAATGACCAAAATACATTAGATGGTCCTCACGCTAAGGGAGATTTAAGAAGAGCTAGAGCTGCTGCTGCAAGTATAGTTCCTAACACTACAGGTGCTGCAAAAGCTATAGGTTTAGTTATACCAGAATTAAAAGGTAAATTAGACGGAGGAGCTCAAAGAGTTCCAGTTATAACTGGTTCTTTAACTGAATTAGTTTGTACATTAGATAAAAATGTTACAGTAGAAGAAATAAACGCTACTATGAAAGCTGCTTCAAATGAATCATTTGGATATACTGAAGAGCCATTAGTATCTTCAGATATAATAGGAATAGACTTTGGTTCATTATTTGATGCAACTCAAACAAGAGTTATGGAAGTAGACGGACAACAATTAGTTAAAGTTACTTCTTGGTATGACAATGAAATGTCTTACACTGCTCAATTAATAAGAACATTAGGATACTTTGCTGGTTTAGCTAAGTAA
- a CDS encoding phosphoglycerate kinase, producing the protein MSMLNKKTIEDINVCGKKVLVRCDFNVPLKDGVITDENRLNGALPTIKYLIENGAKVILCSHLGKPKGEAKPELSLAPVATRLSEMLGKEVVFAADDNVVGENAKAAVEKMENGDVVLLQNTRYRKEETKNEENFSKELASLAEIFVNDAFGTAHRAHCSTVGAGEFLEERACGYLIQKELKFLGEAVETPVRPFTAILGGAKVSDKIAVIEQLLEKVDNLIIGGGMAYTFLKAQGYEIGTSLVEEEKVDYAREMMKKAEEKGVKLLLPIDNAVADKFADVKPVITEDANIPEGFMGLDIGPKTIELYVNTVKNSKTIVWNGPMGVFEFENFNKGTLAVAKAMADLTDATTVIGGGDSAAAVNQLGFGDKMTHVSTGGGASLEFLEGKELPGIVALDNK; encoded by the coding sequence ATGTCAATGCTTAATAAAAAGACTATAGAAGATATAAATGTATGTGGAAAAAAAGTTTTAGTAAGATGTGATTTCAATGTGCCTCTAAAAGATGGCGTTATAACAGATGAAAACAGATTAAACGGAGCTTTACCAACAATAAAATACTTAATAGAAAATGGAGCAAAAGTTATATTATGTTCTCACTTAGGAAAACCAAAAGGAGAAGCTAAGCCAGAATTATCTTTAGCACCAGTAGCTACTAGACTATCAGAAATGTTAGGTAAAGAAGTTGTATTTGCAGCTGATGATAACGTTGTAGGAGAAAATGCAAAAGCTGCTGTAGAAAAGATGGAAAATGGTGATGTAGTATTACTACAAAACACTAGATATAGAAAAGAAGAAACTAAAAACGAAGAAAATTTCTCAAAAGAATTAGCATCACTTGCTGAAATATTTGTAAACGATGCATTCGGAACTGCTCATAGAGCACACTGTTCAACAGTAGGAGCTGGTGAGTTCTTAGAAGAAAGAGCTTGCGGATACTTAATCCAAAAGGAATTAAAGTTCTTAGGAGAAGCTGTTGAAACACCAGTAAGACCTTTTACTGCTATACTTGGAGGAGCTAAGGTATCTGATAAGATAGCTGTTATAGAACAATTATTAGAAAAAGTAGACAACCTAATAATAGGTGGAGGAATGGCTTATACATTCTTAAAAGCACAAGGATATGAAATAGGAACTTCTCTAGTAGAAGAAGAAAAAGTAGACTATGCTAGAGAAATGATGAAAAAAGCAGAAGAAAAAGGCGTTAAGTTATTATTACCAATAGACAACGCTGTTGCTGATAAATTTGCTGATGTTAAACCAGTTATAACTGAAGATGCAAATATACCAGAAGGATTCATGGGACTAGATATAGGACCTAAAACAATAGAGTTATATGTAAATACAGTTAAAAACTCTAAAACAATAGTATGGAATGGACCAATGGGAGTATTCGAGTTCGAAAACTTCAATAAAGGTACATTAGCTGTTGCTAAAGCTATGGCAGATTTAACTGATGCTACTACTGTAATAGGTGGTGGAGATAGTGCTGCTGCAGTTAACCAATTAGGATTTGGAGATAAGATGACTCACGTATCAACAGGTGGAGGAGCTTCTTTAGAATTCTTAGAAGGTAAAGAATTACCAGGTATAGTAGCTTTAGATAACAAATAA
- the tpiA gene encoding triose-phosphate isomerase: MRKPIIAGNWKMHKTIAEGIAFVNEVKDKVNNDKVEAVICAPFTLLKDLKEATKGTNIKIGAQNMHFEEKGAFTGEVSPLMLKELDIDYVVIGHSERRQYFNETNETVNKKVLKALEVSIDPILCVGETLEEREAGETKAVCKVQVEKALENVAKEDLAKVVIAYEPIWAIGTGKTATSEDANDVIKYIREVVKDIYGDLANEVRIQYGGSVKPANVAEIMGQSDIDGALVGGASLEASDYTQLVNY, encoded by the coding sequence ATGAGAAAGCCTATAATAGCAGGAAACTGGAAAATGCACAAAACTATAGCAGAAGGTATAGCTTTTGTGAATGAAGTTAAAGATAAAGTAAACAATGATAAAGTAGAAGCTGTAATATGTGCACCTTTCACTTTATTAAAAGACTTAAAGGAAGCAACTAAAGGAACTAACATAAAGATAGGTGCTCAAAATATGCACTTTGAAGAAAAAGGGGCATTCACTGGAGAAGTATCACCACTTATGTTAAAAGAATTAGATATAGACTATGTTGTAATAGGACACTCAGAAAGAAGACAATACTTCAACGAAACTAATGAAACAGTAAATAAAAAAGTTTTAAAAGCTTTAGAAGTTTCAATAGATCCAATATTATGTGTTGGTGAAACTTTAGAAGAAAGAGAAGCCGGAGAAACTAAAGCAGTTTGTAAAGTTCAAGTTGAAAAAGCTTTAGAAAACGTGGCTAAAGAAGATTTAGCTAAGGTTGTTATAGCATATGAGCCAATATGGGCTATAGGAACTGGAAAGACTGCAACTAGTGAAGATGCTAATGATGTAATAAAATACATAAGAGAAGTTGTAAAAGATATATACGGAGACCTAGCTAACGAAGTTAGAATTCAATACGGTGGAAGTGTTAAGCCTGCTAACGTAGCTGAAATAATGGGTCAAAGTGATATAGATGGAGCATTAGTTGGTGGAGCTAGCTTAGAAGCAAGTGACTACACTCAACTTGTTAACTACTAA